Proteins encoded by one window of Martelella endophytica:
- the rpsB gene encoding 30S ribosomal protein S2 — protein MALPDFTMRQLLEAGVHFGHQTHRWNPKMKPYIFGDRNNIHIIDLAQTVPMLSRALQVVSDTVARNGRVLMVGTKRQASEIVAESAQRSAQYYVNSRWLGGMLTNWRTISNSIQRLRKLDEILANEAQGFTKKERLNLDREREKLDRALGGIRDMGGVPDLIFIIDTNKEKIAIEEAKRLGIPVVAVVDSNCDPDEVDYPIPGNDDASRAISLYCDLISRAAIDGIARQQGAAGIDLGAVDAPVETALEEEAPAEEAAAEGTSSEEASK, from the coding sequence ATGGCACTGCCAGACTTTACCATGCGCCAGCTGCTTGAAGCAGGCGTACATTTTGGTCACCAGACCCACCGCTGGAACCCGAAGATGAAGCCTTACATCTTCGGCGACCGCAACAACATCCACATCATCGACCTCGCCCAGACGGTACCGATGCTGTCGCGTGCCCTTCAGGTCGTTTCCGACACCGTGGCCCGCAACGGCCGCGTGCTGATGGTCGGCACCAAGCGTCAGGCCTCCGAGATCGTAGCCGAATCGGCACAGCGCTCGGCGCAGTACTACGTCAACTCGCGTTGGCTCGGCGGTATGCTCACCAACTGGCGCACGATCTCGAACTCGATCCAGCGCCTGCGCAAGCTCGACGAGATCCTCGCCAACGAAGCTCAGGGTTTCACCAAGAAGGAACGCCTGAACCTCGACCGTGAGCGCGAAAAGCTCGACCGTGCGCTGGGCGGTATCCGCGACATGGGCGGCGTTCCGGACCTGATCTTCATCATCGACACCAACAAGGAAAAGATTGCCATCGAAGAGGCCAAGCGCCTTGGCATTCCGGTTGTCGCTGTCGTTGACTCGAACTGCGATCCGGATGAAGTCGATTACCCGATCCCCGGCAATGACGACGCTTCGCGCGCCATCTCGCTTTACTGCGACCTGATCTCGCGCGCCGCCATCGACGGCATTGCACGCCAGCAGGGCGCTGCCGGCATCGACCTCGGCGCCGTTGACGCGCCGGTCGAAACGGCCCTCGAAGAGGAAGCCCCGGCTGAGGAAGCTGCTGCTGAGGGAACCTCCTCGGAAGAAGCCTCCAAGTAA
- a CDS encoding EipB family protein, which produces MAGSAAAAGVSLAPHQAIYDLSLGWASGNSGIEALDGRFVYSFTGGDCSGYSTDMRMVTDITREDGSLMTDQSSSSYEDLAEGSFAFSNTLYSDFALQSQTNGEALRKASDVIDVTLGGDQPTSVELKKAEFPTEYLAHVIRAADHGKRVYASISFDGSGEKAMRAVTLIGDAGVIRNPAEGEKAARNWPITTAYYDLDAGAGDQTPSYTVSMVLSEDGVSRDLMMDFGDFKIAGTLTSLKMLKAAPCGDRASTASSAP; this is translated from the coding sequence ATGGCGGGGAGTGCTGCGGCGGCGGGCGTATCGCTCGCACCGCACCAGGCGATCTACGATCTGTCCCTCGGCTGGGCGTCCGGCAATTCGGGGATCGAGGCGCTGGACGGTCGTTTCGTCTATTCCTTCACCGGTGGCGACTGTTCCGGATACAGCACGGACATGCGAATGGTGACCGACATCACGCGCGAGGATGGCTCGCTGATGACCGATCAGTCCTCGTCGAGCTACGAGGACCTTGCCGAAGGCTCCTTCGCCTTCTCCAATACGCTCTATTCCGATTTCGCCCTGCAATCCCAGACCAATGGCGAGGCGCTGCGGAAGGCCTCTGATGTCATCGACGTGACGCTTGGCGGCGATCAGCCGACATCGGTCGAGCTCAAGAAGGCCGAGTTCCCGACGGAGTATCTTGCCCATGTCATTCGCGCGGCCGACCACGGCAAGCGCGTCTATGCCTCGATCTCCTTCGATGGCTCGGGCGAAAAGGCGATGCGGGCGGTGACGCTGATCGGGGATGCGGGTGTCATCAGAAACCCTGCCGAAGGCGAGAAGGCCGCACGCAACTGGCCGATCACCACGGCCTATTACGATCTCGATGCAGGCGCCGGCGACCAGACGCCATCCTATACCGTTTCCATGGTGCTGAGCGAGGATGGCGTGAGCCGCGATCTGATGATGGATTTCGGGGACTTCAAGATTGCCGGCACGCTGACCAGTCTGAAGATGCTCAAGGCCGCGCCGTGTGGCGACCGCGCTTCGACTGCATCGTCGGCGCCCTAA
- a CDS encoding isoprenyl transferase, producing MTRFPDSARPEHVAIIMDGNGRWAKGRGLRRILGHRKGVEAVRRTVDAAAESGIGYLTMFAFSSENWKRPEDEVNDIMDMIALFIQRELENYHRKNMRFRMIGERSGLGPKVLNALESAEVRTRDNTGLTVIVAVNYGARAEIARAAAALARDAAAGLIAPDEIDEAMLSGRLDTAGIPDPDLIIRTSGEQRLSNFLMWQGAYSELVFLPCLWPDFSRDIFFEALDEYARRSRRFGGLLEEPSVLTGS from the coding sequence ATGACCAGATTTCCCGATTCTGCCAGGCCGGAACATGTTGCCATCATCATGGATGGCAACGGCCGATGGGCGAAGGGGCGCGGGCTGCGTCGGATTCTGGGCCATCGCAAGGGCGTGGAAGCGGTGCGGCGCACCGTGGATGCCGCCGCTGAATCCGGTATCGGCTACCTGACGATGTTTGCGTTCTCCTCCGAGAACTGGAAGCGTCCGGAAGACGAAGTCAACGATATCATGGACATGATCGCGCTGTTCATTCAGCGTGAACTCGAGAACTACCACCGCAAGAACATGCGGTTCCGCATGATCGGCGAGCGTTCGGGCCTTGGTCCCAAGGTCCTGAACGCGCTCGAAAGCGCCGAGGTGCGCACGCGCGACAATACCGGCCTTACTGTCATCGTCGCCGTCAACTACGGAGCGCGCGCGGAAATTGCGCGGGCAGCGGCGGCATTGGCCCGCGATGCGGCCGCCGGTCTGATCGCGCCGGATGAGATCGACGAGGCGATGCTGTCGGGTCGGCTCGACACGGCCGGCATCCCCGATCCCGATCTGATCATCCGCACCAGCGGTGAACAGCGGCTGTCGAACTTCCTGATGTGGCAGGGGGCCTATTCGGAACTGGTCTTCCTTCCTTGCCTCTGGCCCGACTTTTCCCGCGACATCTTCTTCGAAGCGCTCGACGAATATGCGCGGCGCAGCCGCCGCTTTGGCGGGCTCCTGGAAGAACCGTCGGTTCTGACGGGGTCGTAA
- the tsf gene encoding translation elongation factor Ts, with protein MSTITAAMVKELREKSGAGMMDCKKALAETDGDMEAAIDWLRAKGISKADKKSGRTAAEGLIGIAEAGTEAVVIEVNSETDFVARNEAFQEMVSGVASVALSTDGSVEAISAATYPKTGKSVEDSIKDAIGTIGENMTLRRAAKLSVGSGVVATYVHNAVADGLGKLGVLVALESDGDKEALNAIGRQVAMHVAATNPLAVRADEVDKDIADRERHVFLEQAKESGKPAEIAEKMVEGRMRKFFQEVALLSQAFVINPDLTVEQAVKEAEKAAGAPIKVVAIARLALGEGVEKEESDFAAEVAATARG; from the coding sequence ATGAGCACGATTACGGCTGCAATGGTGAAGGAACTGCGCGAGAAGAGCGGCGCAGGCATGATGGACTGCAAGAAGGCGCTGGCCGAAACCGACGGCGACATGGAAGCTGCCATCGACTGGCTGCGCGCCAAGGGCATCTCCAAGGCTGACAAGAAGTCCGGCCGCACGGCTGCCGAAGGTCTCATCGGCATCGCCGAAGCCGGCACGGAAGCCGTCGTCATCGAAGTCAACTCCGAAACCGATTTCGTTGCCCGCAACGAAGCCTTCCAGGAAATGGTTTCGGGTGTCGCCAGTGTTGCGCTTTCCACCGACGGTTCGGTCGAGGCTATTTCGGCAGCGACCTACCCGAAGACCGGCAAATCGGTCGAGGACAGCATCAAGGACGCGATCGGCACGATCGGCGAAAACATGACGCTGCGCCGCGCCGCCAAGCTTTCGGTCGGTTCGGGCGTTGTCGCGACCTACGTCCACAACGCGGTTGCCGACGGTCTTGGCAAGCTCGGCGTGCTGGTCGCACTGGAATCGGACGGTGACAAGGAAGCCCTGAACGCCATCGGTCGTCAGGTCGCCATGCACGTTGCCGCGACCAACCCGCTTGCCGTTCGCGCCGACGAAGTCGACAAGGACATCGCAGACCGCGAGCGTCACGTCTTCCTCGAGCAGGCGAAGGAATCCGGCAAGCCGGCCGAGATCGCCGAGAAGATGGTCGAAGGCCGCATGCGCAAGTTCTTCCAGGAAGTCGCGCTGCTGTCGCAGGCTTTCGTCATCAACCCCGACCTGACTGTCGAACAGGCCGTCAAGGAAGCCGAAAAGGCTGCCGGCGCGCCGATCAAGGTCGTCGCCATCGCCCGTCTCGCCCTTGGTGAAGGCGTCGAGAAGGAAGAAAGCGACTTTGCCGCTGAAGTTGCCGCCACGGCACGCGGCTGA
- a CDS encoding phosphatidate cytidylyltransferase — translation MSRELRLRIVSGLILAIVVLAATWAGGLVFALLSILIGLLVFHEWTAMGRSHPTVGADTRLTFLTAAGWILLVVIAALVAAKLFLPALAICILALLVAFVGLRQPAIRWIAGGVFYAGASMVSLAAIRGGAEGGLYAMLFVFALVWATDIMAYFTGRAIGGPKLAPSISPGKTWSGAIGGAIFGVLAAIGVVFGFGGVPNVAFALLALLLSAVSQMGDLFESALKRRSGVKDSSHLIPGHGGVMDRVDGLVAAAFLLFVVVAVAGLADGGHNSEVGDTLRAWSGIFSAVDGD, via the coding sequence ATGTCGCGTGAATTGAGGCTGCGCATCGTCTCGGGACTGATTCTCGCCATCGTCGTATTGGCGGCAACCTGGGCGGGCGGGCTCGTCTTCGCGCTGTTGTCGATCCTCATTGGGCTGCTGGTCTTCCATGAATGGACGGCGATGGGACGTTCGCATCCGACGGTGGGTGCGGACACGCGCCTGACTTTCCTGACGGCAGCGGGCTGGATCCTGCTTGTGGTCATAGCTGCACTTGTGGCCGCAAAGCTGTTTCTGCCGGCGCTCGCTATCTGCATCCTGGCGCTTCTGGTTGCGTTTGTCGGCTTGAGACAGCCTGCCATTCGGTGGATCGCCGGCGGCGTCTTCTATGCCGGTGCTTCGATGGTTTCGCTTGCCGCCATCAGGGGCGGGGCGGAAGGTGGTCTCTATGCCATGCTGTTTGTCTTCGCCCTGGTGTGGGCAACGGACATCATGGCCTATTTCACCGGGCGTGCCATTGGCGGCCCCAAGCTGGCCCCCTCGATTTCCCCGGGCAAGACATGGTCGGGCGCCATTGGCGGCGCCATATTCGGCGTGCTTGCCGCAATCGGCGTTGTGTTTGGCTTCGGTGGTGTGCCGAACGTCGCCTTCGCATTGCTGGCGCTCCTGCTTTCCGCCGTCAGCCAAATGGGGGATCTGTTCGAATCGGCGCTCAAACGGCGTTCGGGCGTCAAGGATTCCAGTCATCTCATTCCCGGACATGGCGGTGTGATGGACCGCGTTGACGGCCTCGTTGCCGCCGCTTTCCTGCTGTTTGTCGTCGTAGCCGTTGCCGGACTTGCCGATGGCGGCCATAATTCGGAGGTGGGCGACACACTTCGCGCCTGGAGCGGCATTTTTTCCGCTGTCGACGGAGACTGA
- the pyrH gene encoding UMP kinase: MTNPIFKRVLLKVSGEALMGNQGFGIDVAVADRIASDIADVRAMGVEIGIVVGGGNIFRGVAVASKGGERVTGDHMGMLGTVINALALATSLRKLNVDTVVLSAIAMPEICESFSQRATRAHLDAGRVVIFAGGTGNPFFTTDSAAALRAAEIGAEAIFKGTQVDGIYSADPKKVPDATRFDSLTHHEVLQRGLQVMDVAAVAVARENNIPIIVFSIHERAGFGQIMAGAGRRTIVTES; encoded by the coding sequence TTGACGAATCCGATTTTCAAACGTGTATTGCTAAAGGTTTCCGGCGAAGCGCTGATGGGCAATCAGGGCTTCGGCATTGACGTGGCGGTGGCAGACCGCATCGCGTCCGATATCGCCGATGTGCGCGCCATGGGTGTGGAGATCGGCATTGTCGTCGGCGGCGGCAATATCTTTCGTGGTGTCGCCGTGGCGTCCAAGGGCGGCGAGCGGGTGACGGGCGACCATATGGGCATGCTCGGAACGGTGATCAACGCACTGGCGCTTGCGACCTCGTTGCGCAAGCTGAATGTCGATACCGTCGTGCTTTCGGCGATCGCCATGCCCGAGATCTGCGAGAGCTTTTCCCAGCGCGCGACGCGCGCCCATCTTGATGCCGGCCGTGTGGTGATCTTTGCCGGGGGCACCGGCAACCCGTTCTTCACCACCGATTCCGCCGCCGCCCTGCGCGCTGCCGAAATCGGCGCGGAAGCGATCTTCAAGGGCACCCAGGTCGACGGCATCTATTCCGCCGACCCCAAGAAGGTGCCGGATGCGACGCGTTTCGACAGCCTGACCCATCACGAGGTGCTGCAGCGTGGCCTGCAGGTCATGGATGTCGCGGCTGTTGCTGTCGCCCGCGAGAACAACATTCCGATCATCGTGTTTTCCATTCACGAGCGTGCCGGGTTCGGCCAGATCATGGCCGGCGCCGGTCGCCGGACGATTGTAACCGAAAGCTAG
- a CDS encoding GNAT family N-acetyltransferase — MSENLQIRIENSFANITREEWDKLSATMPSLSGDGFYSPFLSHAYLSALEESGSATADTGWLGHHLLLETEEGRLIGAIPCYLKNHSQGEYVFDHGWADAFERAGGRYYPKLQASVPFTPATAPHLLVREGYDRETVAKVLAEGLQTVNDRLGVSSTHVTFVPEREIETFEAAGYLHRTDQQFHFLNAVYDSYDAFLDTLASRKRKALKKERRTALENGIEIDWLTGDDLTEDIWDQFFTFYMDTGSRKWGRPYLTREFYSLIGERMAKDILLVMAKREGRYIAGAINFIGSDALYGRHWGCIEDHRFLHFEVCYHQAIDYAIAHNLKRVEAGAQGEHKLARGYLPVTTHSAHYIAHEGLKQAIAEFLEHEREDVAHFNDILTDHGPYKKSGGKPAEEE, encoded by the coding sequence TTGAGCGAAAACCTGCAAATCCGCATTGAAAACAGCTTCGCGAACATCACACGCGAAGAATGGGACAAGCTCTCCGCAACCATGCCGTCGCTTTCGGGCGACGGCTTCTACAGCCCGTTCCTGTCGCATGCCTACCTCTCGGCGCTGGAAGAATCGGGATCGGCGACGGCGGATACCGGCTGGCTCGGCCACCACCTGCTGCTGGAAACCGAAGAGGGCCGCCTCATCGGTGCCATCCCCTGCTACCTGAAGAACCACAGCCAGGGCGAATACGTCTTCGACCACGGCTGGGCGGATGCTTTCGAGCGCGCTGGCGGACGATACTATCCGAAGCTCCAGGCATCGGTGCCATTTACTCCGGCAACGGCGCCGCATCTTCTGGTCCGCGAGGGCTATGACCGCGAAACGGTCGCCAAGGTGCTCGCCGAGGGACTGCAGACCGTCAACGACCGTCTCGGCGTTTCGTCCACCCACGTGACCTTCGTGCCCGAGCGGGAGATCGAAACCTTCGAGGCGGCCGGTTATCTCCACCGCACCGACCAGCAGTTCCATTTCCTCAACGCCGTCTATGACAGCTACGACGCCTTCCTCGACACGCTGGCCTCACGCAAGCGCAAGGCCCTGAAGAAGGAGCGTCGGACGGCACTTGAAAACGGCATCGAGATCGACTGGCTGACCGGTGATGACCTCACCGAAGACATCTGGGACCAGTTCTTCACCTTCTACATGGATACAGGCAGCCGCAAATGGGGCCGGCCCTACCTGACGCGGGAATTCTACTCGCTGATCGGCGAACGCATGGCGAAGGACATCCTGCTGGTGATGGCAAAGCGCGAAGGTCGCTATATCGCCGGCGCCATCAACTTCATCGGTTCCGACGCGCTTTACGGCCGCCACTGGGGCTGCATCGAGGATCACCGTTTCCTGCATTTCGAGGTCTGCTACCATCAGGCCATCGACTATGCCATCGCCCATAATCTGAAACGGGTCGAGGCCGGCGCTCAAGGGGAGCACAAGCTCGCCCGCGGCTATCTCCCTGTCACGACCCATTCCGCGCACTATATTGCACACGAGGGTCTGAAGCAGGCGATCGCGGAGTTTCTGGAGCACGAGCGCGAAGACGTCGCACATTTCAATGATATTCTCACCGATCACGGCCCCTACAAGAAGTCCGGCGGCAAACCCGCCGAGGAGGAATGA
- a CDS encoding HIT family protein: MADYDDSNIFAKILRGEIPSIRLYEDDDAIAVMDVMPQAPGHVLVIPRAPSRNLLDADPAVLSKALPIVQKMARAVKAAFDADGVYIAQFNEPAAGQTVFHLHFHVVPRHEGVELKRHSGQMEDMDVLKANAEKILAALKS, encoded by the coding sequence ATGGCAGACTATGACGACAGCAACATCTTCGCGAAGATCCTGCGCGGCGAAATCCCGTCGATCCGCCTTTATGAGGATGACGATGCGATTGCCGTGATGGATGTCATGCCGCAGGCTCCCGGCCATGTGCTGGTCATCCCCCGCGCCCCCTCCCGCAACCTCCTCGATGCCGATCCTGCGGTGCTGTCGAAAGCCCTGCCGATCGTGCAGAAGATGGCGCGCGCGGTGAAAGCCGCCTTCGATGCCGATGGCGTCTACATTGCCCAGTTCAACGAACCGGCGGCCGGGCAGACCGTATTCCACCTGCATTTCCACGTCGTGCCGCGCCACGAGGGCGTCGAGCTGAAGCGTCACAGCGGCCAGATGGAAGACATGGATGTGCTGAAGGCCAATGCCGAGAAGATCCTGGCCGCCCTCAAAAGCTGA
- a CDS encoding MgtC/SapB family protein, which yields MMDGLSEPFATAFSHDHLTMFVRLIGASVFGGLIGLERELQHHSAGLRTHILVSLSAALFVIVSTQVPDLLSGHSDVLRIDPTRVIQSITEGVAFLAAGIVFFQKGTVKGLTTGAGLWLSGAIGLTIGLGLWSLGIFASILGLVVLFLLHKVEHRSRRMHTGKQEDEDTPN from the coding sequence ATGATGGACGGTCTGTCCGAGCCATTCGCAACCGCGTTCTCCCATGACCATCTGACGATGTTCGTGAGACTGATCGGTGCGTCTGTGTTCGGCGGGCTGATCGGGCTCGAGCGCGAGTTGCAGCATCATTCGGCAGGCCTCAGGACCCATATCCTCGTCAGTCTCTCCGCTGCCCTCTTCGTCATCGTATCGACGCAGGTGCCGGACCTGCTGTCCGGTCACTCCGACGTCCTCAGGATCGACCCGACACGCGTCATCCAGTCGATCACGGAGGGTGTGGCGTTCCTGGCGGCCGGCATCGTGTTCTTTCAGAAGGGTACCGTGAAGGGCCTGACGACGGGCGCCGGGCTCTGGCTTTCCGGCGCCATCGGCCTGACGATCGGTCTCGGGCTCTGGAGCCTCGGCATCTTCGCCTCGATCCTCGGCCTCGTCGTGCTCTTCCTGCTGCATAAGGTCGAGCATCGCAGCCGGCGCATGCATACCGGCAAGCAGGAAGACGAAGACACGCCGAACTAA
- the frr gene encoding ribosome recycling factor has product MSDPTDLNDLKRRMEGAVNAFVGDITSLRTGRASANILDPVTVEAYGSRVPLNQVSNITVPESRMLSVNVWDKQMVNAVDRAIRESHLGLNPIMDGQNLRIPLPELNEERRRSLVKVAHEYAEKARVAIRHVRRDGMEGLKKAEKDGDISQDDSRSLSDDVQKLTDTSISRIDDLLAEKEKEIMQV; this is encoded by the coding sequence ATGAGCGATCCGACCGATTTGAACGATCTGAAACGCCGTATGGAAGGTGCCGTCAACGCATTCGTCGGGGACATTACCTCGCTGCGCACCGGTCGCGCTTCCGCCAACATTCTCGACCCTGTCACGGTCGAGGCCTATGGTTCGCGCGTACCGCTCAACCAAGTTTCCAACATCACCGTGCCAGAATCGCGCATGCTTTCCGTGAACGTCTGGGACAAGCAGATGGTCAATGCGGTCGACCGCGCCATCCGCGAATCGCATCTTGGCCTCAATCCGATCATGGACGGTCAGAACCTGCGCATTCCACTGCCGGAGCTGAACGAAGAGCGTCGCCGATCGCTCGTCAAGGTTGCCCATGAGTATGCCGAAAAGGCGCGTGTGGCGATCCGCCATGTTCGTCGCGACGGCATGGAAGGCCTCAAGAAGGCCGAAAAGGATGGCGATATTTCCCAGGACGACAGCCGTTCGCTCTCCGATGATGTGCAGAAGCTGACGGACACCTCGATTTCGCGTATTGATGACTTGCTTGCGGAGAAAGAAAAAGAAATCATGCAGGTCTAA
- a CDS encoding RidA family protein: MSATITQKLQSLGITLPEAAAPAANYLPYVISGNMLHVSGQLPTESGKLIAEGRLGDTVSLEDGVRAARACAVNIIAQANAALGGDLGRVRRIIKINGFVASTPDFTSQHLVINGASDLFAEVFGEAGRHARAAVGMASLPLNAAVEIDAVLEIA, translated from the coding sequence ATGTCGGCCACTATCACCCAAAAGCTACAGTCGCTTGGCATCACCCTGCCGGAAGCCGCCGCGCCTGCCGCGAATTACCTGCCCTACGTCATTTCCGGTAACATGCTCCATGTCTCCGGCCAGTTGCCGACCGAGAGCGGCAAGCTCATTGCCGAGGGACGGCTCGGCGACACGGTTTCGCTCGAAGATGGCGTACGGGCGGCGCGTGCCTGCGCGGTCAATATCATTGCCCAGGCCAATGCGGCGCTTGGCGGCGATCTCGGCCGCGTGCGCCGCATCATCAAGATCAACGGCTTCGTCGCATCCACGCCGGATTTCACCAGCCAGCACCTTGTCATCAACGGCGCCTCGGATCTCTTCGCCGAGGTCTTCGGCGAGGCCGGCCGCCATGCACGCGCCGCCGTCGGCATGGCATCCTTGCCGCTGAACGCCGCGGTCGAAATCGATGCCGTGCTGGAGATCGCATGA
- a CDS encoding glycerophosphodiester phosphodiesterase family protein, which produces MMWLTSAPIAHRGYHDPKKAVFENTMPAFEAAIAAGFAIECDVRLTRDGIPVIFHDDDLQRLAGRGDTIEALTAAETDAIAIGGADAKIPRLSALLAATDGKVPLVVELKRGAAPDPRFVPAVLDAIAGYDGPLALMSFNSDLLAELKAAGATVPVGLTAEGAENFDEHEAAMALGLDFVSYYYQHLPNDFTTGLRDKGIPVITWTIRDAEAREISNRHGDQMTFEGFDPRSA; this is translated from the coding sequence ATGATGTGGCTCACCTCTGCGCCGATTGCGCATCGCGGCTATCATGACCCGAAGAAAGCCGTCTTCGAAAACACCATGCCGGCCTTCGAGGCTGCGATTGCGGCCGGTTTTGCCATCGAATGCGATGTCCGGCTGACACGTGACGGCATTCCCGTGATCTTCCACGACGACGATCTTCAACGCCTCGCCGGTCGCGGCGATACCATCGAGGCCCTGACGGCGGCGGAGACCGATGCGATCGCCATCGGCGGCGCGGACGCGAAAATTCCGCGTCTCTCTGCCCTGCTCGCCGCCACCGACGGCAAGGTTCCGCTGGTTGTCGAACTGAAGCGTGGTGCAGCACCCGATCCGCGCTTCGTACCCGCCGTGCTTGATGCCATTGCCGGCTATGACGGCCCCCTCGCCCTGATGAGCTTCAATTCCGACCTGCTGGCAGAACTCAAGGCTGCCGGCGCCACCGTTCCGGTCGGACTGACTGCAGAGGGTGCGGAAAATTTCGATGAACACGAGGCCGCGATGGCGCTCGGGCTTGATTTTGTCTCCTATTATTACCAACATCTGCCCAACGACTTCACCACCGGCCTGCGCGACAAGGGCATTCCGGTCATTACCTGGACCATACGCGACGCTGAGGCCCGGGAGATTTCAAACCGGCATGGCGACCAGATGACGTTCGAGGGGTTCGACCCGCGGTCGGCATAG
- the rseP gene encoding RIP metalloprotease RseP, protein MGFTNAPGMLVAFIIAISFLVFFHELGHYLVARWSGIRVLAFSLGFGPELIGRTDRHGTRWKICAVPLGGYVRFYGDEDAASRPDFEGTAALPPEERAKTFNGAALWKRAATVAAGPIANFLLAIAIFAVIFAVYGRTVSDPVVAEVQPGSPAAEAGIEPGDVMKALDGHSVDTFDAVVRYVSVRPGLPIRMTVERDGAPVDLTVTPERVEDSDRFGNTMELGRIGVVATRDSGNFRVVRYGPVDAVWQGVLQSWHIVVSTYDYITNVFAGRMKADQIGGPVRVASMAGQMASLGFVAFANFAAILSVSVGLFNLLPVPMLDGGHLLFYAIEALRGRPLSQRVQEFAFRVGLFLVLALMVFATWNDTIGRMG, encoded by the coding sequence ATGGGTTTCACCAACGCGCCCGGCATGCTCGTGGCGTTCATCATCGCGATTTCCTTCCTCGTCTTCTTCCACGAGCTCGGGCACTATCTGGTCGCGCGCTGGTCCGGGATTCGCGTACTCGCCTTTTCGCTTGGCTTTGGCCCGGAGCTGATCGGACGGACTGATCGTCATGGCACGCGCTGGAAGATCTGCGCCGTGCCGCTTGGCGGCTACGTGCGCTTCTACGGTGATGAAGATGCCGCAAGCCGGCCGGATTTCGAGGGCACGGCAGCGCTTCCGCCTGAAGAGCGCGCCAAGACCTTCAACGGTGCAGCGCTCTGGAAGCGCGCAGCGACGGTGGCGGCCGGTCCGATCGCCAATTTCCTGCTCGCCATCGCAATCTTCGCGGTAATCTTCGCTGTCTATGGCCGCACGGTTTCCGATCCAGTGGTCGCCGAGGTGCAACCGGGAAGCCCGGCGGCGGAGGCCGGTATCGAGCCCGGCGACGTGATGAAGGCGCTCGACGGCCATAGTGTCGATACGTTCGACGCGGTGGTGCGCTATGTCAGCGTCCGGCCCGGTCTGCCGATCAGGATGACGGTCGAGCGCGACGGCGCGCCGGTGGACCTGACGGTGACGCCGGAGCGCGTCGAGGATTCCGATCGGTTCGGCAACACCATGGAGCTTGGCAGGATCGGCGTCGTTGCGACGCGCGATTCGGGCAATTTCCGCGTCGTCCGCTACGGTCCGGTCGATGCCGTGTGGCAGGGCGTGCTGCAGAGCTGGCACATCGTCGTGTCCACCTATGACTATATCACCAATGTCTTTGCAGGTCGGATGAAGGCCGATCAGATCGGCGGGCCGGTCAGGGTGGCGTCGATGGCGGGCCAGATGGCATCGCTCGGTTTTGTGGCCTTCGCCAACTTCGCCGCGATTCTCTCCGTGTCGGTCGGGCTCTTCAATCTGCTGCCTGTTCCGATGCTCGATGGCGGTCACCTGCTGTTTTATGCGATCGAGGCGCTGCGCGGTCGGCCGCTGTCGCAGCGGGTGCAGGAATTCGCCTTCCGCGTCGGGCTTTTCCTGGTGCTGGCGCTGATGGTGTTTGCCACATGGAACGACACGATCGGCCGTATGGGCTGA